Proteins from one Nomia melanderi isolate GNS246 chromosome 3, iyNomMela1, whole genome shotgun sequence genomic window:
- the EloA gene encoding transcription elongation factor elongin A, protein MSVVDKIKHYQRSIEKCDDNGDRMLHCISKLSNLPVTVQHLQETGVGRTVNALRKYENGVGDAAKALVAKWKAMVASEETSEGEDEDEACVPDAPESYSDGHESPQSEENFERHKTKESEKHLHRHKVEKVEALNTSHNKHASKQESKQRSDKTQVKRNSDAVKSSSSESEKQKKYDKDKHSHKHQSRNEKDSLKDNKSASKKDEIHGSKHHSQAKPENSEKCSNKSTDNNSLHKSNEENYKKRKSENSSSIRKENKRRKNSESENDEVKIQTPTTSEKHNSHSASSTIKIKEEPKNKEGTNKNETKHEKKDSQEKLKASSSKQKSESTSSKLKDNGEKNKYKNDNQTSHNKDESKKIDSHHSNKDSSESKHRNSSSSDKHCDKSKDKSKKKDHKEEKSNSKSSKDLKHVKVGSKESKELVKIKQEINGGEGIDCNSGASFAEALGMCTIAQPSRKRINNSASTSSTKTVKVDPPTTPTKKPVVKTEPINTDPLQPPPLLSSNVKLEPLSVDLASTLPEISPNYKPLPYVNPVLRKEEDKLLTDVICVKNQRTKVYSGNKSGYLTVPSLFEMCIQVLIENIDALEFTGGVPFDIIKPVLERATPDQLFMLEHYNPYLIEDTDRLWEFHCNRQFRNKEREEMETWREMYMRCLDEREAKLKTLTANIKQSIDKSLPVRSTKLAYVDNVVKPPRNVLKKQAKYGTANSVPSTTSSLKNKLISGGGPTSATNISVPPPPISRAKTSSGSMKKTKAPLMAKALQLIKGRYKR, encoded by the exons ATGTCTGTTGTGGACAAAATTAAGCATTATCAGCGAAGTATTGAAAAATGCGATGATAATGGAGATAGA ATGTTACAttgtatttcaaaattatccAATTTGCCTGTGACGGTACAACATCTTCAGGAAACTGGCGTTGGACGAACAGTAAATGCTttgagaaaatatgaaaatggtGTAGGAGATGCTGCTAAAGCATTAGTTGCAAAATGGAAAGCAATGGTTGCTAGTGAAGAAACTAGCGAAGGTGAAGATGAGGATGAAGCATGTGTCCCTGATGCACCTGAAAGTTACAGTGACGGTCATGAATCTCCTCAGTCTgaagaaaattttgaaag acataaaaccaaggaaagTGAAAAACATTTACACAGGCATAAAGTGGAAAAAGTTGAAGCTTTAAATACATCACATAATAAACATGCTTCTAAACAAGAATCTAAACAAAGATCTGACAAAACTCAAGTAAAACGTAACAGTGATGCAGTTAAAAGTTCTAGCAGTGAATCAGAAAAGCAAAAGAAGTATGATAAAGATAAACATAGTCATAAACATCAGtcacgaaatgaaaaagattctttaaaagataataaaagtGCCTCCAAGAAAGATGAAATCCATGGGTCTAAACATCACAGTCAAGCTAAGCCTGAAAACTCAGAAAAATGCTCTAACAAATCTACTGATAACAACAGTTTACATAAaagtaatgaagaaaattataagaaacgGAAAAGTGAAAATTCCAGTAGTATaagaaaggaaaataaacgaagaaaaaattcaGAGAGTGAAAATGATGAAGTTAAAATTCAAACACCTACTACTTCTGAGAAGCATAACAGTCATAGTGCATCtagtacaattaaaataaaagaagagcCCAAAAATAAAGAAGGTACAAATAAGAATGAGACTAAGCACGAGAAAAAAGATTCccaagaaaaattaaaagcaaGCTCTAGTAAACAGAAAAGTGAATCAACAAGTAGCAAGTTGAAAGATAATggagagaaaaataaatataaaaatgataatcaaACAAGTCATAATAAAGATGAGTCCAAAAAAATTGATAGTCATCATTCCAATAAAGATTCTTCAGAGTCAAAGCATCGTAATAGTTCCTCTAGTGATAAGCATTGTGATAAAAGTAAagataaaagtaaaaagaaagatcataaagaagaaaaaagtaaCAGCAAAAGTAGTAAAGATTTAAAGCATGTCAAGGTTGGGTCAAAGGAATCAAAAGAATTAGTTAAAATTAAGCAAGAAATTAATGGAGGCGAAGGAATAGATTGCAATTCTG gTGCTAGTTTTGCTGAGGCACTTGGTATGTGTACAATAGCTCAGCCATCTAGGAAGCGTATTAACAATTCTGCAAGCACAAGTTCCACAAAAACGGTTAAAGTAGATCCACCAACTACACCTACTAAAAAGCCAGTAGTGAAAACTGAACCAATAAATACTGACCCTTTACaa CCACCTCCTCTTTTATCATCAAATGTGAAACTGGAACCATTAAGTGTAGATTTGGCATCTACACTACCCGAAATTAGTCCAAATTATAAACCACTGCCGTATGTTAATCCTGTTCTTCGTAAAGAGGAAGATAAATTACTTACAGACGTAATATGTGTTAAAAATCAAAG GACGAAAGTATATTCAGGAAATAAATCCGGCTATTTAACTGTACCATCTCTATTTGAAATGTGTATACAAGTActaatagaaaatattgatg CACTTGAATTTACTGGTGGAGTGCCTTTTGATATCATAAAACCTGTGTTAGAGCGTGCAACACCAGATCAACTGTTCATGTTAGAACATTATAATCCTTATTTAATCGAAGATACTGATCGTTTGTGGGAGTTCCACTGTAATCGTCAGTTTAGAAacaaagaaagagaagagatgGAAACATGGCGTGAGATGTACatg CGCTGTTTGGATGAGAGAGAAGCAAAGCTAAAAACGCTCACGgctaatataaaacaatcaattGATAAATCTCTCCCTGTAAGATCTACAAAACTTGCATATGTAGATAACGTTGTCAAACCTCCGAGGAATGTATTGAAAAAACAAGCTAAATATGGAACTGCAAATTCTGTACCCAGCACTACATCTAGTTTAAAGAACAAATTAATTAGTGGCGGAGGCCCTACATCTGCAACAAATATATCTGTCCCACCACCACCTATATCTCGTGCAAAAACAT cttctgGTAGTATGAAGAAAACAAAAGCACCTCTAATGGCAAAAGCTCTACAATTAATAAAAGGACGTTATAAGCGGTag
- the LOC116429159 gene encoding P protein isoform X2 produces the protein MIKSEKIETMHQISIPAGQIRNYKLHGDILSKQINVVVEGALLPPAKLTSDRNISERYLMMWLELTESETDITNKSSIEVSHRFKNVSELWMLPVLPENLMDIFPGQRHHKIFELENVDISTLEEDVLSINLETNLETSFAVSLSYDLSLINKNIGIAYAAIVLLGLYILIIFEIVHRTLAAMLASTMSIAILAALNERPTMSEVISWIDVDTLMLLFSMMILVAIIAGTGIFDWLAVFAYKITGGKVWPLVSTLCFFATFLSSFLDNVTTVLLMTPVTIRLCEVMELNPVHILTAMVVFSNIGGAMTPVGDPPNVIIASNRDVINNGVDFGTFTIHMSIGVILVIIAVYAQLRYIFRDVTALRFDEPQEVQELRHEIAIWQRAAASLSSYSKDENLVRETLLKKVQRLLSQLKKKVLTGSVALERYETTLEELQEKYPIRDKWLLVKSGFTLIFVIVLFFLHSIPELHLSLGWITLVGVLLLLIIADTEDLDGIMARVEWSTLLFFASLFILMEALSRLGLMDWIGKQTENIILSVNEESRLAVAILLLLWVSAFASAFVDNVPLSTMMIRIVTNLSQNSALGLPLQPLIWALAFGACMGGNGTLIGASSNVVCVGIAEQHGYRFSFMQFFKVGFPVMLTSTTTVTMYLMIAHVIFNWNG, from the exons ATTACAAATTGCATGGGGATATTTTGAGCAAACAGATTAATGTCGTCGTAGAAGGTGCACTATTGCCACCTGCTAAATTAACCAGTGACCGGAATATATCTGAGAGATACTTAATGATGTGGCTCGAATTAACAGAAAGTGAAACAGATATTACCAATAAATCTTCAATTGAAGTTTCCCATCGCTTTAAg AATGTCAGCGAATTATGGATGCTACCAGTGCTCCCCGAAAATCTGATGGACATATTTCCTGGACAGAGGCACCACAAAATTTTTGAATTGGAAAACGTTGATATAAG CACATTAGAAGAGGATGTGCTGTCGATTAATCTGGAAACAAATTTGGAAACAAGTTTCGCAGTGTCCCTAAGTTACGACTTGTCGTtgataaacaaaaatatcggTATAGCATACGCCGCTATAGTTTTACTGGgattatacatattaataatatttgag ATTGTACATAGAACCCTTGCTGCGATGCTAGCGTCTACAATGTCCATCGCGATATTAGCAGCTTTAAATGAG AGGCCAACAATGAGCGAAGTGATTTCATGGATAGACGTCGATACATTAATGCTACTGTTTTCCATGATGATACTTGTCGCCATTATTGCTGGAACTGGCATATTCGATTGGTTGGCGGTATTTGCTTATAAG ATAACTGGAGGAAAGGTATGGCCGCTTGTTAGTACATTATGTTTCTTCGCTACGTTCCTTTCGTCCTTCCTAGATAATGTTACAACAGTTCTGTTAATGACACCAGTAACTATCAGATTATGTGAAGTAATGGAATTAAATCCAGTGCATATATTAACAGCTATGGTTGTTTTCTCCAACATTGGGGGTGCTATGACACCCGTAGGTGATCCGCCGAACGTAATCATTGCATCCAATCGAGATGTTATCAATAAT GGTGTCGATTTCGGTACATTCACAATACACATGAGTATTGGTGtgatattagtaataattgcaGTTTACGCTCAATTACGATATATTTTCCGAGATGTGACCGCTCTTAGATTCGACGAACCACAGGAAGTGCAA GAGTTAAGACACGAAATTGCTATTTGGCAACGGGCAGCAGCAAGTCTGTCGAGTTACAGTAAAGACGAAAACTTAGTCAGAGAAACTTTACTAAAAAAAGTTCAACGGTTGCTCTCCCAATTAAAGAAAAAGGTACTCACTGGCAGTGTTGCGCTTGAAAGATACGAAACTACGTTGGAGGAACTTCAAGAAAAA TATCCTATTCGAGATAAGTGGTTACTAGTGAAATCTGGATTCACGTTGATTTTCGTCATCGTTCTATTCTTTCTGCACAGTATCCCGGAACTGCATCTTTCTTTAGGTTGGATCACATTGGTCGGtgttcttctgttattaattatagcGGACACCGAAGACTTGGATGGAATTATGGCGCGAGTAGAATGGTCTACTTTGTTATTTTTCGCgtcattattcattttaatggaG GCACTTTCTCGTTTGGGTCTTATGGATTGGATAGGAAAGCAAAcagaaaatatcattttatcagTAAACGAAGAATCACGGTTAGCAGTCGCTATACTATTATTACTTTGGGTATCAGCATTTGCGAGTGCTTTCGTTGATAACGTACCTCTGTCAACTATGATGATAAGGATCGTAACCAATCTATCACAAAACAGTGCACTTGGACTACCGCTACAACCCTTAATATGGGCTTTAGCCTTTGGCGCTTGTATGGGAG GGAATGGAACTCTGATTGGAGCAAGCTCTAACGTAGTTTGTGTAGGAATTGCAGAGCAACATGGATACAGATTTTCATTTATGCAATTCTTCAA GGTTGGATTTCCAGTTATGTTGACAAGTACCACGACAGTAACTATGTACCTAATGATCGCTCACGTTATCTTCAATTGGAACGGTTAA